From Aspergillus fumigatus Af293 chromosome 3, whole genome shotgun sequence, a single genomic window includes:
- a CDS encoding aldose epimerase family protein, with amino-acid sequence MNTSPVFNRRTPPLCDCFRSLLCPARITPRVLIIYCSFFITITILLGLRMHVKHYLSAVLYGLPVLAQSTQSSSSSSSSTSATDPFKVYTISAENITAKLIPYGARLISLMVPDRDGKEQDVVIGYDDPKAYLNDTETVHTFFGAVVGRYANRIKNGTFTIRSNEYHVPKNENNGIDTLHGGKVGYDQRNWTVTAHSKSSVTFTLYDQGWEDFPGDVITHAVYSVDTAVTPQNPKGLPQLTTKLISLALTEATPIMLSNHIYWNLNAFKAPNVLNDTFLQLPYSNRLIATDGILIPNGTILTVDAFNGAPDFTEGKLIGADLKDTYGMCGTDCTGYDTCWLVDRPPQYAAPDSLVPIVRMNSSATGISLEVSSNMPALQIYTCDNAKMDYLPIKPSQEKRNKEEGKEGAKNVMQYGCVVIEPEGWIDGINHPEWGQLPLQIFSPNDGPAVNWATYQFGTV; translated from the coding sequence ATGAATACTTCTCCAGTATTTAACCGACGCACACCCCCTCTTTGTGACTGCTTTCGTTCTTTGCTGTGTCCTGCTCGGATAACGCCTCGTGTCTTGATCATTTACTGCTCCTTTTTCATCACTATCACTATTCTCCTGGGGCTCAGGATGCATGTCAAGCACTATCTCTCGGCCGTCCTTTATGGACTGCCAGTTTTGGCTCAGAGTACACAGTCgagctcctcttcttcgtccagCACTTCAGCTACAGATCCCTTCAAGGTCTACACCATCAGCGCGGAGAACATCACTGCCAAGCTGATTCCCTATGGAGCTCGACTGATATCTCTGATGGTCCCGGATCGCGATGGCAAGGAGCAGGATGTTGTCATTGGCTATGATGACCCTAAGGCCTACCTGAATGATACAGAGACAGTCCACACCTTCTTCGGTGCTGTTGTGGGTCGGTACGCCAATCGCATCAAGAACGGCACGTTCACCATCCGCAGTAATGAGTACCATGTCCCGAAGAATGAGAACAACGGCATCGACACTCTCCACGGAGGCAAGGTAGGCTACGACCAACGGAACTGGACTGTGACAGCACATTCCAAGTCTTCCGTCACCTTCACTCTCTACGATCAAGGTTGGGAAGACTTTCCTGGAGACGTCATCACCCACGCCGTCTACAGTGTCGACACGGCTGTCACTCCACAAAACCCAAAGGGTCTCCCCCAGCTGACCACCAAACTGATCTCCCTTGCCCTGACGGAGGCGACTCCAATTATGCTCTCCAACCACATCTACTGGAATCTCAATGCCTTCAAGGCCCCTAATGTCCTAAATGACACCTTCCTGCAACTCCCTTACTCCAACCGCCTCATCGCCACAGATGGCATCCTCATCCCCAATGGCACCATCCTCACGGTCGACGCGTTCAACGGCGCCCCCGATTTCACCGAGGGCAAGCTCATCGGCGCCGATCTCAAGGATACCTACGGCATGTGCGGCACCGACTGCACCGGCTACGATACCTGCTGGCTCGTCGACCGACCCCCTCAATACGCTGCTCCGGACTCGCTCGTCCCTATCGTTCGCATGAACTCCAGCGCAACCGGTATCAGCCTTGAAGTATCGTCCAACATGCCAGCGCTTCAAATATACACCTGCGACAACGCCAAGATGGACTACCTCCCCATCAAGCCGTCTCAGGAGAAGCGTAACAAGGAAGAGGGCAAGGAAGGCGCAAAGAATGTCATGCAATATGGCTGCGTGGTCATCGAGCCCGAGGGCTGGATTGATGGCATCAACCACCCTGAATGGGGGCAATTGCCACTGCAGATCTTCTCTCCCAACGATGGTCCAGCTGTCAACTGGGCTACTTATCAATTCGGCACTGTCTAG
- a CDS encoding putative actin-related protein RO7: MATPSTASLDDEKRSVSANTSFPLNLRHNQTGRPSSPHTPQQQLRSSNSSFASTGSGGSSFRGEEDAIIFELGSRWFRAGFEGESTPICVVGYGPNDWRRAGDYRGWVKGINNTSSSRAVNADQWTGAYELWRMDLRDVDLGLIEDKIERVFRETYNKYLLTDAGTSRLVLVIPSIMPHPLLSSILSTLFSRWRFPSITLLPSPAMAAVAAGLRSALVVDLGWAETTVTGLYEYREISAKRSTRAMKSLLQETGRMLTRLASDASRESEVADDITVSFEYCEEVVSRFAWCKPRVGDKVASLSESRNMQSPTGNVPESIGNRMVSIPSPSNPHSTYIDIPFSALAEPVEKILFAKESAERDLDDEEKSIPLLVYNTLLGLPPDVRGTCMSRIIFVGGGANIPGIRRRVIDEVAAMVNAYGWSPVRGEAIQKVEEKFLASRLKTPAPVTGSQSSAVPDNQDQEAAEEEVDFVEQKLRRSKDKDTKHQVHGILREVESLGAWAGASLVASLKIRGQVEIEREKYLQHGLAGASRDLEHGHVPDRRSGLRAGGDRSSWTLAAWG; the protein is encoded by the coding sequence ATGGCGACCCCGTCCACAGCCTCtcttgatgatgagaagcgCTCAGTTTCCGCCAATACCAGTTTCCCCCTGAACTTACGCCACAATCAAACCGGCCGACCGTCGTCACCTCATACACCTCAACAGCAATTGCGGTCCAGTAACTCTTCCTTTGCGAGCACCGGCTCGGGGGGTAGTTCTTTCCGCGGAGAAGAGGACGCAATTATTTTTGAACTTGGATCCCGGTGGTTTCGAGCTGGATTTGAGGGCGAAAGCACACCTATATGTGTAGTGGGATATGGGCCAAATGACTGGAGGAGAGCGGGCGACTATAGAGGGTGGGTGAAAGGGATCAACAATACGAGCAGCTCGCGAGCAGTCAATGCAGATCAATGGACTGGTGCATACGAACTGTGGAGGATGGATTTACGTGATGTCGACCTGGGACTCATCGAGGACAAAATCGAACGGGTATTTCGGGAAACATATAACAAATATCTGCTGACAGATGCGGGCACATCACGATTGGTGCTGGTCATCCCGTCTATCATGCCACATCCGTTATTATCTTCGATTTTGTCGACTCTTTTCAGTCGCTGGCGATTCCCCAGTATCACCCTTCTTCCGAGCCCTGCAATGGCCGCGGTAGCAGCAGGGCTCCGCTCAGCATTGGTGGTAGATCTGGGATGGGCAGAAACTACTGTAACCGGTCTGTATGAATACCGAGAGATTTCCGCCAAGCGAAGTACAAGAGCCATGAAGTCCTTGCTTCAGGAGACAGGGAGGATGCTCACTCGCCTTGCCTCGGACGCCAGTCGGGAATCTGAAGTTGCGGACGACATAACCGTCAGCTTCGAGTACTGCGAAGAAGTCGTCAGTCGTTTTGCCTGGTGCAAGCCCCGGGTAGGTGACAAAGTAGCTTCACTATCTGAATCGCGCAACATGCAATCACCGACTGGAAACGTCCCCGAATCCATAGGCAACAGGATGGTGTCGATTCCATCTCCATCGAATCCTCATTCGACCTATATTGATATTCCATTTTCGGCGCTTGCGGAGCCGGTTGAGAAGATCCTTTTCGCCAAGGAATCAGCGGAGCGCGATTTggacgacgaagaaaagTCAATACCTTTGTTGGTTTACAACACGCTACTCGGCCTGCCGCCCGATGTTAGGGGCACATGTATGTCGCGGATAATATTCGTTGGAGGTGGTGCTAATATTCCCGGCATACGACGGCGAGTTATCGACGAGGTGGCGGCGATGGTCAATGCATATGGCTGGAGCCCAGTCCGCGGCGAAGCAATTCAGAAAGTAGAGGAGAAGTTCCTAGCTTCGAGGCTGAAAACGCCGGCGCCCGTGACTGGCAGTCAAAGTTCAGCGGTACCGGATAATCAAGATCAAGAggcagccgaagaagaggtagaTTTCGTTGAGCAGAAGCTACGCCGTAGCAAAGACAAGGACACGAAACACCAGGTACATGGTATACTACGCGAGGTGGAATCTCTGGGTGCCTGGGCCGGAGCCAGTCTTGTGGCAAGCCTCAAGATCAGGGGACAGGTGGAGATTGAGCGGGAGAAATATCTCCAGCATGGTCTTGCTGGTGCCAGCCGGGACTTGGAACATGGCCATGTTCCTGATCGACGTTCTGGTCTTCGAGCAGGCGGGGATCGGTCAAGCTGGACACTAGCAGCCTGGGGTTGA
- a CDS encoding crossover junction endodeoxyribonuclease, whose protein sequence is MGIPGLINAIGSGERISLSKLAITHLERTSRPIRIAVDISIWLFQVQAGRGGRNPELRTLFYRLLKFLALPIHPLFVYDGKDKPPFKRGKAVSGRSYGNAPIIRLSKVLIDLFKFPRHDAPGEAEAECARLQRAGVVDAVMSNDVDALMFGSTLTVMNFSKESGSGTSAATHITCYRMCGDGHHPSNVPLDRAGMILFAMLSGGDYLPSGVPKCGSKLAAEIARAGFGGDLLDAIKSDGPELDMKLEEWKERLQYELDENESGYFQTKHKAVRIPESFPDRTVLSYYAKPVVSSPQDIEVLKTRLMNAWDQEIDVLELRRFTADAFEWNYRSGARKVIKLLAEPLVSYRLRLQKSPSPLAGTTSLSGSDVQMLQRIYKSRTSFSTDGLTELQLEIVPIDVVGLDLLAEEPNPPIPSQETTIVSGDEDEDAEVYTEATGQPPTKNRTGKRFDPYAAEKVWIFETIATIGVPEVVRTWKKEQAEKASAPKKSSNRKTGPKKKGPIDPGMKRGSILKYGTLTKQRSDISEFKGAQLFEAAMSATPPSKLRAPELLRAESSPDALMRSTPVYGPYSHKRRLDIQPQKHQIVDDLVDSFTSSCTISSMPDVKRHPMATLSRMGSRLAVVRSGNVEVQTLDFSSAEPVFNSSPSCASPGRIKISYSNVRYGDTADSDLSSHTKSVVSPSSPGSESHQQKKSRPVKASVEPRRGVEVQELEDIMSAVTLSDGSPYEQFDRLAQTPTGLKVRSLSGLKIHEVHALAAEAQIARSSRTKELVSPTAERSIVKAPGVRLPPSAPKTLAMDAGVDDALEPTTKEEKRVESSSKVSRPRQTSSHLESVIVCGGFWTTEAKSQSELASEETERDSSNNDEKRKKKRIPRVSILDLS, encoded by the exons ATGGGGATTCCTGG ACTCATCAATGCCATTGGCTCTGGAGAACGAATTTCCTTGTCCAAACTGGCAATAACCCACTTGGAACGGACTTCAAGACCCATACGCATTGCCGTGGATATCTCGATATGGCTGTTCCAGGTGCAGGCCGGTCGAGGTGGACGAAATCCAGAGCTGCGGACTCTGTTTTACAGACTATTGAAGTTCCTAGCGCTGCCTATCCATCCGCTTTTTGTTTATGATGGGAAGGACAAACCGCCCTTCAAAAGAGGCAAGGCGGTCTCTGGTCGCAGCTACGGGAACGCGCCCATCATCCGACTTTCAAAGGTTCTAATCGATCTGTTCAAGTTTCCTCGACACGATGCTCCAGGTGAGGCTGAAGCAGAATGTGCTAGGTTGCAGAGAGCAGGTGTCGTTGATGCCGTCATGAGCAACGATGTTGACGCCTTGATGTTTGGCTCGACCCTAACCGTTATGAATTTCTCCAAGGAGAGTGGCAGTGGCACCTCCGCAGCCACCCATATTACCTGCTACAGAATGTGTGGTGATGGACATCATCCCTCAAATGTGCCACTTGACCGTGCTGGTATGATCCTATTCGCGATGCTCAGTGGCGGTGACTACTTGCCGTCCGGAGTTCCAAAGTGTGGCAGCAAGTTGGCCGCAGAGATTGCCAGAGCCGGCTTTGGCGGGGATCTCTTGGACGCTATCAAGTCGGACGGGCCTGAACTCGACATGAAGctagaagaatggaaagaaaggCTACAGTACGAGCTGGATGAGAACGAAAGCGGGTACTTCCAAACGAAGCACAAAGCAGTACGTATTCCAGAGTCGTTCCCAGATAGGACAGTCCTATCATACTACGCCAAACCAGTTGTGTCCTCGCCTCAGGATATTGAAGTGCTCAAAACCCGCCTGATGAATGCTTGGGACCAGGAAATCGACGTCCTCGAACTGCGAAGATTCACAGCTGATGCATTCGAGTGGAATTACCGTTCTGGAGCAAGGAAGGTGATCAAGTTGCTCGCAGAGCCTCTTGTCTCCTATAGACTTCGCTTGCAGAAAAGCCCGTCACCTCTTGCCGGGACTACCTCATTGTCAGGCAGCGATGTGCAGATGTTGCAAAGGATCTACAAGAGCCGAACTAGCTTTAGTACTGATGGCCTGACAGAGCTGCAGTTGGAGATTGTTCCGATAGATGTCGTTGGCTTGGACCTACTTGCCGAGGAACCTAATCCACCGATTCCTTCCCAGGAAACGACAATAGTTTCcggggatgaagatgaggatgcgGAAGTCTATACAGAGGCTACAGGTCAGCCACCGACCAAAAATCGAACCGGGAAGCGTTTCGACCCCTATGCCGCCGAAAAAGTCTGGATCTTCGAAACCATTGCCACCATCGGGGTGCCTGAGGTCGTGCGGACCTGGAAAAAAGAACAGGCCGAAAAGGCTTCCGCGCCGAAGAAGTCCAGCAATCGAAAGACAGGtcccaagaagaagggacCAATCGACCCCGGCATGAAAAGAGGCAGTATCCTCAAGTATGGCACACTCACCAAGCAGAGATCTGACATCTCAGAGTTCAAAGGAGCACAACTATTTGAGGCGGCGATGTCCGCAACTCCTCCAAGTAAATTGAGAGCGCCAGAGCTTCTGCGTGCTGAGAGCTCTCCAGACGCCTTAATGAGGAGCACCCCAGTCTACGGCCCATACAGTCATAAGCGCAGGTTGGATATTCAACCGCAAAAACATCAGATTGTAGATGATTTGGTTGACTCATTCACTTCTTCGTGCACCATATCCTCTATGCCGGACGTCAAGCGACATCCAATGGCCACGCTATCCCGCATGGGGAGCCGGCTGGCGGTTGTACGTTCTGGCAATGTCGAGGTGCAGACTCTCGACTTCTCAAGTGCTGAACCTGTCTTCAATTCCTCTCCATCATGTGCATCTCCCGGTAGGATCAAAATCAGTTACTCCAATGTCAGGTACGGTGACACCGCCGATTCAGACCTATCCTCACACACAAAGTCTGTCGTATCTCCGTCATCGCCTGGAAGCGAGAGTcatcagcagaagaagtcgaggCCCGTCAAGGCGTCAGTTGAGCCTCGAAGGGGGGTAGAAGTTCAGGAGTTGGAGGACATTATGTCTGCGGTTACACTCAGTGATGGAAGCCCTTATGAACAGTTCGACAGGTTGGCGCAAACACCGACCGGTCTCAAAGTTCGATCACTAAGTGGACTGAAAATTCATGAGGTTCATGCTCTCGCCGCTGAAGCTCAAATAGCGCGTTCTTCTCGGACGAAGGAGCTCGTCTCTCCGACCGCAGAGCGTTCAATCGTGAAGGCCCCCGGTGTACGCCTGCCGCCAAGTGCTCCAAAGACTTTGGCAATGGACGCGGGCGTGGATGATGCGCTCGAGCCGACAacgaaggaggaaaagcgaGTTGAATCGAGCAGTAAGGTGTCAAGGCCTCGCCAGACTTCTTCACATCTAGAATCCGTCATCGTGTGCGGTGGCTTCTGGACGACTGAGGCTAAGTCCCAATCTGAGCTGGCTTCAGAGGAGACAG